The Cupriavidus necator N-1 DNA window GAATGGCATGCTGTTCCGCCGCTGGATGGCATTCCGCCACATGCTGTCGCCGAACAACGACGACACCGTGCTGGGAATGTGCGAGCACGAGGAAGATGCCGCCAGGCGCGAGTATCAGTCCGTCATGATGAAGCCGCTGCCACCAGAGGCCAGCGCGGCGCTTCAGCGCCAGTACGAGGCGTTGACGCAGCATCATGGCCGGATTCATGCCATGCGCGGGATGCAGATTCACTGAGGGTCCGGCTTGCGCGATGGGAGAAAGCAATGGCAACCTACGAGTTCAAGGACAAGGATCTCCAGTTCCTTGCCCAGGGCGCTGACTCCTGTTTCCCGTCCCCTGATGCTGCCTTCGTTGAGTGCGCGGACAGCCATCCGGCGTTCCTGGTGACATGGCCGGAGAGCGGACCGACGACGATGCAACTCAAGGTGCAGATTCGGGCAAGCCAGTACGCCAGTTACCTGACGGATCCGTTCAGGGGACGCGAAGTCCTGCGCAAGGCGGTGGAAGATCGCCTTGCGCTGATCCACACGGTGAAAAGCGGGCTTCTGGTCGCCCCCGACATCTAGGAACGGATGCCGAACAAGCCGTGCCAGAACGAATCGAAGGCGCCGGCGTGACGCCTGGGCGGCTTCGCCTCGTCGGGGTTTGAAGCCCCCGCCCCGGCGGGCGCCTGGGCGGCCTCGGTGTCCGGCGCGTGCGCGGCCCGCGCACTTGCCCGCCGCGACTCCTGCAGGGCCCATATGCTGTCCGCGATGCGTGCCGCCAGTTCCGCGTCGCAGTCCCGGCCGAGCAGCACGCCGAAGATAACGTCGCGGTTGTGGCCGTCGTCGGCAAAGCGCATCGCGATACCGAGCATTTTCTCGTAGTGTTCCTGCGCGATGCGCTGGCTCTCGCGTTGCGCCTCGCGCTCCTGTTCTTCCTGGGCCTCGCGCTCGGCCTGCCAGCGCCGCATCTCCCGCTCGAATACCTCGTCGTAGATCTGGCGCTGCCCGGCATCGGAAAGAATGGTGTAGGCGTCGCGGATTTCCTGGAATGCCGCATGCGCCTCAGCCTCGCGGCCAAGGTTGCGGTCGGGGTGCCACTTCATCGCGGCGCGGCGGTAGGCGCGCTTGATCTCGTCCAGGGTGGCGTCCGGTTGCACGCCGAGGGTCGTGTAGAGGGTGGTCATGGGCCGATTGGGCGTCTGTCTGCTGGGCGGCTGCCGGGCGGGCATTCATCCTAGCATGGGGTGACCCGAAGCCATGGCATGCGAGATCGATCCCGGCCCCCGGTTCATGGGCACGCAAGCGCCGCAGCAGCGTACAGGAGCAGCGCCACCAGCACCACCGCGGTGAATCCGACGTGGATCGCGACCAGCGTGGCAAGGACCGCCGCCACCACCGAGGCGCAGGCGTTGATGCCCCATGCCCAGGGCACCAGCGTTTCGTCGCGGGCCGCGACCCGGGCCAGGCCGAGCGGGAACGGCATTCCCATCAGGAACGCCAGCGGCGCGATCAGCAGCACGGAGACACCTATCCTGGCCGGGTCCGGCAACCCGATCAGCAGCCTGAACACCGTCGGCAGCGCCACCAGGTAGACCAGCGCGGCCACGCAGATGCCGCTGACGGCCAGCGCCGCCTGCCGCCTGCCGCGGTCATCGCCAGCGCGCGCGGGCATGCGCTGGGCGTATCGGCTGCCCAGTCCCGCAAAGCAGAGAAAGGCGCACAGCACCACCGCGACCGCATAGAGCGGGTGGCTCAGGAACAGGATGAATTTCTGGATAAAGGCGATCTCCACGAACATGAAGCCGAGGCCGACCGCCAGGAAGTAGAAGCCGGCTCGCCATTCGGGCAACCGTCGCACGGCAGCGCCATTGCCGCCAGGCCCCGCGGCGGGCTGCGGCCGGGGGCGCCGCCGCAGGATCCAGAGCGGGACCACGATCAGCAGCAAGGCCAGGGCGGTGGCCTGCAGCAGCGTGGCCACCAGCACCGGATAGCCCCATTCCAGCAAGGGCAGGCCGCCCTGCGCCTTGAGCGACAGCAGTTCAGGCAGCGTGCGCCATTTGAAGAAATGGAAGAAGTACGGCCTGTCGTCGGTGGCGGGCCGCACATCGAATTTGTAGCGGGACAGGAAGCGGCCGCGCTCGGGGCCGAGCAGGGCTTGCGCGGCGTCGAAGAAGTAGGGCTGATCCAGCACGTTGTAGCGATTCGCCTGGCCGGGCTGGATGCCGGGAAAGTACTCGACGTCGAAGGAACGGGCGCGGCAGAAGCCGACGACGGCGGCAAGGTCCGCGGCACTGAATTCCCCGTTCTTGACCACCAGCGTGGCCGTCTTCCAGCCACGGACCAGCGCCAGCCGCCGGGATGGCTCGGGCACGCCAGCGCCTTCCATGGCGGCCACGGCGGTGGCGAGCAGTTTGGGTATGTCGCGCGGCGGCAGCGTGACCCAGCGCGTGATCGCAAGCAGGCCGCCGGGCCGAAGATGGCGCAGGTAGCCCTGGAAGGCCTCCACGGTATAGAGATAGCTTTCGGAGAGCGCGTACAGTCCGGCCGATGAGGTGCTGAATGAATCCAGCAGGGCCACCTGGATGAGGTCGTAGCGTGCCGTGCTGGCCGCCAGGAATCCGCGCGCCTCGCCGGTAAAGACACGGACGCCGGCCGCACTGTACGGCTTTCCGGAAAACGCGGCGAAGCGGCCCTGCACCAGGTCGATCACCTGCGGATTCAATTCCACGGCATCGACCGCGCTGGCGTGGTGATAGACCGCCTGCAAGACGTCCGCCCCCGCACCGCTGCCCAGCACCAGCACCTTCGGATCGCGCAGCAGGTGGTAAGGCAGGGCAGAGGTGAGGTCGCCCAGGTAGGCCAGCGGTTCGCGCCGGCCGTCATAGCGGTTGAGCGCACTGAGCCCGTCGCCATCGGTAAACACGGCCAGTTGCGCTGGCGGCTCCTGGCTGGCATTCAGGCTCAGCCCAGGCGCGTGCCGCAACGGGATCGAAGGGCTCTCGACCACCGTGACCAGGCCAAGCGGACTGGAGCGCTGCGCCACCACGCGCGCGTTGCCGATGCGCAGGGCCTGGCTCAGCTCTTTGTACTCGGACGGCCGCAGCGCAATCCAGTCACCTGGCACGCCGGCCGGCACGATTGCCGCCAACAGCAGGAGCGCCGGCAGCCAGGGCCGATGCCAGCGGCATTCCACGCATGCCAGCGCCGCCGCCGCCATGCCTGCCGTACCGACCAGCCGCAGGGCGTCGACCGGGTGCAGCGCGAACAGCGCCACGATGATGCCCAGGCAGCCCAGCCCGGCGCCAAGGATATCGAAGCTGTAGATGCGGGGAACCTGCTCGGTGAAGCGGGAAAAGCTCAGGCAGATACTGGTGGCGGCGCAAAAGAACGGAACGAATAGCAGCAGGTAGATCAGCAACAGGCGCAGCGGCTGCGAAGGCTCCCACAGGATCTCCAGGGGATTGAACGCCACGTGCTGGGCCAGGGCGAAGCAGGCCATCGCGCTGACGCCGAACAGCAGGGCTCCGCCCGCGAACACGGGGACAAAATGGCGGAGCAGCGTTCGCTGCGCCAGCGCCACCAGCGCACCCGCCGCGCCATAGCCCAGCAGTGCCACGCTGATCATCATGTAGGCGAAGTGATGCCACTGGATGATGGAAAGCAGCCGCATCAGCAGGATCTCGTAGCCCAGCGCGGCGGCAGAGAGCAAGGCCAGGGCGAACAGCGGGGGACGTGGCATGGCGTCAGCTGGCAGGGCTGATGCCTCAGTGCTTGCCAACCAGCGGCACGAACCTGACCGGCAGGATCTGCCTGGTGGAAACGGTGCCGTCCGCGGACTTTTCTACCAGCAGCAGGTACTGCGTCAGGAACTGGGCGCCCACCGGGATCACCATGCGGCCGCCTGGCTTCAGTTGCCGGATCAGCGGCGGCGGCACATGGCTGGCCGCCGCGGTGACGACGATGGCGTCAAAGGGCGCGTGCTCGTCCCAGCCGTAGTAGCCGTCGCCCACCTTGCACGCCACCTGCCGGTAGGCCAGCCGCTTCAGGCGGTCGCAGGCCTGGCGTCCCAGTGGCTCGATGATCTCGATGGTGTAAACCGCGCGTGCCAGCCCGGTCAGCACCGCGGCCTGGTAGCCGGAGCCGGTGCCGATCTCCAGTACGGTGTCGCCAGGCTTGACCATCATCAGGTCGGTCATCAGGGCGACGATATACGGCTGCGAAATGGTCTGGCCATGGCCAATCGGCAGCGGCCGGTTCTCATAGGCGTGCTGCTTCTGCTCGTCCGGAACAAACTCGTGGCGAGGCACTTGGCCCATCACGGCCATGACGCGCGGGTCGATGGCATGCCTGCCGCTCTGGGCGGCGGCCGCTGCCGCGACCGCGGCGATCTCCCTGACCATGTCGGCGCGCTGTGGGGCAAGGGCGTCGTCGGCGGCGGTGGCCGAGCAGAACAAGGCCAGCGCGATGGTGGCAATCGGGATAGGGAAGGGTGGGCGGGGCGCTGACGGCTTCACGAGTGGGGCAGGCAAGGAGCCTACCGTCATCGTAGATCATCGGTCTGGCTGGCGCAGATAAGTGACAAAAGAGGCTCCTGCCAGTCGCTTCGCGCTAGTCCGCTACCCCGCGATTAGCTTGAGGCCGGCGGGCAGCGCCTCCCCAAACACCCGCCCCTCGTCCGCGGTATTGAGTTCCACCACTTCGCGCACCATGGCAATCCAGCTTGGCGGCGCGTTGGCGGCTTCCAGCCGGCGCACCACGGTTGCCCGGATCTCGTCAGGCAGGTCGCGGCTGCGATCGCCGGTCATGCGTGCGATCTGCACGGCGGCGAACGCGGCCGGTTCGACCTTTTTCCAGTCGAGGGCCAGGATCGCGTCCACCCATTGGGCGGCTGTCCCGGCCGGCACGACGCTGTGCGCGCTGCCGTAGAACGGCCGGCGCGCGCCGATGCGGCCCACGGCCCACCAGCCCTGGCTGTTTTCGGATGGCTTGCGCAGCCGGGCCAGCAGCCATTCGGCCAGCTCGATCTTGGCGTCGGCGGGAATGCGCTCGAGCGAGCCGGCAAGGCGCACCATATCGGCATAGCCGCCCCTGGCGGGCCCGGCGGGCTTCTTGTAGCGGGTGCTGCCGGGCGGCTGCAGGTAAAAGGCCATGTCTTCCAGCAGGCCCAGTTGCGCGCTTTCGTCCAGCCCGCCTGCCGCACGCCGCCACAGCGTCCACCACTCCGACCAGTTCTGGCTTTCGTTGACGTACTGGATGCCCTGGTCGTACTGCGACCAGAGCTGCTCGACGCGCCATTCGTCGAGCGGATAGCCGAACCCCGGGCGCACGCAATAGCCGGCCAGGTTCAGCCACAGGCGTTCATGATCGGCAGTGCGGCGCCGGCGCCGGGCGCGCTCCCAGAAGGCGCCGAACAGCTCGCGCAGCAGGGCGCTGTCCCATTGCTCGCGCGCACCCAGCAGCTGTTCCAGCTGCGCACGCAGCCGCTTGACTTCCTTGGGACCGACGTCCTGCGAGCGCGCGCCAAAGGTGCGGTCGATCGCCTCCAGGGCCTGCGGCAGGGACGGGTGTGCCGTATCGGGCGCCGGTGCTGCCGACCGGGTGTCGTTGCCGCGCAACTGGAATTCAAGGCGCCATCGCTGCGAGGCATCCGCAATATTGATGCAGTGGACCTCGAGCGTGCCGACCTCGGTCAGCGAGGTGGTGATCTGCACCGGCGTTTCCCGCGGGCCGCTGGCGCCGCGCGGCTGCACGACAGTCGCGATCGGTGGCAGGCGGACGAAGTCGCCGGTCGACAGGTCGGTCAGTTGACCGGGCTGATAGGCCGTGTCGGCGACGGAGGACACCAGGTGGAATTGCACCGGATGGCCGAGCCGCAAGGCGAAGGTGCGGTCGCTGAGGTGGATCTCGTGGCCTTCCTCAGTGCCGCGCGGCAGCAGGCAGATCCCTTGCTGCCCCGACGCGCCATCATCGAGAACCAGAAAGTAGCTGCGCGGCGAGCCACCGCCGATGCGCGGGGCCTGCCCGGCACGTGCCCGGGCATACGCGACCGCGCCCCGGGCCACGGCAACGTCGGGATTGTCGTTGTGCAGGACCTGCAGCGGCGCGCCGCGCCACGTGCCCAGCGTGTCAGCGATGCGGCCGGCCAGCGCCTGCGCCCGGAATACGCCGCCGTTGAGGAGCAGGGTGTCGGGCATCGGCAAGGCATCGGCCGGCGCCTGTGGTGCGTCCAGTGCCGCCCGCGACTGCGCAGCGTGCTGGCTCAGGAACGCCGCAACATGCCGGGTAACGGCGGGGTCGGACGCATATGGCAGGCCGAACTCGACAATCGCGCCCCGTGCGCGCCCCGGCCTTTCACTGGCCGGCACCTTGGGGAAGAAGCCGTCGACGACAAGCTGTTCGACCTCCTGCCGCGTCACTTCCACCGAGCGCGCGCCGCCGATCAGCCTGGCGCCCGCGCCCAGCAGCGTCACCGCGACCGAGTCCGGCGCCTGCGCGCCGAGCAGCTGTTCCTTGGCGGCACGGCAGCGCGCGACCAGCTGCGACAGGCCGGCTGCCGACAGCCGCGGCTGCGCGGCCCCGCCGGCCCCGAGGCGCGCCTCGACCAGATGTGCCAGGCCAAGATCCATGTTGTCGCCGCCGAGCATCAGGTGGTTGCCCACGCCGATGCGGGTCAGCTGCGGCTGCCCGTCCTGCATGTCCACCCGGATCAGGGTGAGGTCAGTGGTGCCGCCGCCCACATCGCAGATCAGCACCAGGCGGGTTTGCGCCAGGTCGGTGTCCAGGGTCTGGCGATGATGGAACAGCCAGTCGTAGAGCGCGGCTTGCGGCTCTTCGAGCAGGCGCAGGGCGGGCAGCCCGGCCAGGCGCGCCGCCTCCAGCGTCAGCGCGCGCGCCCCTTCGTCGAACGAGGCGGGCACGGTGAGGATCACGTCCTGGTCCTCGAGCCGGGCATCGGGAAAACGGTGGTTCCATGCCGCGCACACATAGCCCAGGTAGCTGGCGCTGGCGACCACCGGCGAGATCTTGTCGAGATCGTCATCCCCGCCCCATGGCAGGATGGCCGCGGTGCGGTCGACCGAAGCATGCGACAGCCAGCTCTTTGCGCTGGCTACCAGCCTGCCGGGCACTTGCGCGCCGAGCGTGGCCGCCAGGCGGCCGAACACGGTCCGGCGCGCGGCGGCGCTGGCGGCGGATTGCCAGGGCAGTTGCAGGTCGTCGCCGCTGAGCTCGCCTGGTGCCGCGTGGTAGCGCACCGAGGGCAGCAGGGGACGGGCCGCGACCTCGCCCGGGCTGACCAGCTGGTCGATATCGAAGACGCGGATATCGTCGGATCCGGCCTTCGCGTAGGCGACGACGGTGTTGCTGGTGCCGAGGTCGATGCCGACGACGTATTGCTTCGTCGCCGGCCCGGCCGCTTGCTCAGGCATCGGCGCTGCCGCGCACATCGAACTCGACCTTCCAGCGCTCAGCGCTGCCGCCGGGCACGGCTTCGAGTTCCAGGGTGCCGGCCTCGGTCACCCGCGCATGCAGCCTGACCGGTACCACTTCGCCTGCGGTGCGGCCTTCGGCTGGCAGGGTCGCCTGGATTTCTTCCAGCTCCTGCAATTCTTCCGGTCCCCAGTAGTCCAGCAGGGTGCCGACCTGGTCCTGGCGGCGCACCGACGAGCCAAAGAAGCGGAAGTGCACGGGTTCGCCCACCACCAGGCCGAATTCCTGCGGCGGCAGCGCGGCCTCGGTGCCTTCCTCCATGCCGAACGGCGCCACACACAGGGCCTGGATCGGCGGTTCGAAGCCGGGCACGGCGGGCATCGACGATTCCACGGCGATATAGTAGGCGCGCGCGGTGCCGCCACGAATCCGCACCCCCTTGCCACGCCGCACGTAGCCGTAATAGGCGGCGCCGCGTGCCACGGCCAGGTCCAGCTCCGCGCCGTCAAGCAGGCGGGCAGGGGCCGCGCCTTCCGCGGCGAGCCAGCCGTTGAGGGTCTGCAGGATGCGGTCCGCCAGCAGGCCGGACTTGAACACGCCGCCATTGAAGAGGACGGCGGTCGGGTGCAGGAAGGTCGCGCCTTCCGGCTGTGCGCCCTGCAAGCCTTCGATTTCGGCCAGCGCCGCCACCTGCCGCCCCAGGAACGCTGCCAGGTGCCGCGTGATGGCCGCATCCTGCGCATAGGGCAGACCAAGCTGCGTCAGGCCGGCGCGTGCCCGGCTCACCGGGCGGGCCGAGGCCTCGACTTGCGGGAAGAAGCCTTCCAGGATGGTCTGGGTCAGCTCGGCGCGGGTCAGGTCCGTGCGGATCGAGCCGCCGATCAGCTTCGAGCCGCGGCTGGGCACAACCAGGGGCACGGTATCGGTAGCCGGGTCGGTGAGCAGCGTTTCCTTGGCCGCGCGGCAGGCATAGGTCAGCGCGCGCAGTTGCCAGGGATCGGCCTGCGTGCCCTGGGCCGCCAGCTTGCGCGCCACCACGTGGGCCAGCGCCAGGTCCATGTTGTCGCCGCCGAGCAGGATATGGTCGCCGACCGCGATACGATGCAGCTCAAGGTTGCCTTCGCGCTCGATCACGGCGATCAGCGAAAGGTCGGTGGTGCCGCCACCCACATCGACGACGAGGATGATGTCGCCGACCTTTACCTGCTTGCGCCACTGGCCGCCGCTTTTCTGGATCCAGCTGTAGAGCGCGGCCTGGGGTTCCTCGAGCAGGGTCATGCGCGCATACCCGGCCGCGGCGGCCGCCTCGGCCGTCAGCTCCCGTGCGGCCGGGTCGAACGATGCGGGAATCGTCACGGTGACGTCCTGCTCGCCAAACGGCGCTTCGGGGTGGGCCTGGTCCCAGGCTTCACGCAGGTGCGTGAGATAGCGCACGGAAGCCTCCAGCGGCGACACGCGCGTCACCTCGGGCGGTGCGTCGTTGGGCAGGACCGGCGAGCGGCGGTCGATGCCGGGATGGCACAGCCAGCTCTTCGCGCTCGACACCAGGCGGATCGGCGTGGCCGCGCCGCGGCTGCGCGCCAGCTCGCCCACGGCGAAGTCGCGCCCGGCGTTCCACGGCAGCGCCAGGTCGCCCGGGGCGAGTTCGCTGGCGTGCGGCAGGTACAGGAAGGAGGGCAGCAGGTCCAGGTCTTCGATGGCCCCCGGCGCGGTCAGCTGCGTGATGGGCAGGACGCGCTGGCTGGTCTTCTCGCCATCGCTGGCGGCCAGGTCGACGTAGGAGACCGCGCTATGGGTGGTGCCCAGGTCGATGCCGATGGCATAGCGTGCTTCGCTCATCAAAGCTCCACCTCGGCGGGGGCAATCACGGTGGCGTCATGGCGTTCGGCCACACGCGGCAGGCGGACTTCCTCGACCTTCCAGCCGCGGTGGCTGATGCTGCCATGGAACGGCGCGCTGCCCACCACGTTGCCGGTCAGGCGGATGGCGGTGGCATCGAAGCCGTCGGCCAGCGTGACACGGCTGCCTTCGGCTTCCTCACGCACCGGCCGGATGGTGAAGTGCTCGCGCAGCACCCCGCGGCAGCCATCGTGCACCAGGCGGGCGGAGGCACCGATCTCCGTGTCGGAATAGCGCGCGATGTCTTCCTCGACGAAGTCGATGAAGCGTGCGTCGCGCTGGAGCAGTCCCAGCAACTGCAGCGCCGCCACCGGGCTGGCTTCCTTCAGCACGGGTGCGGCAGCTTCCACCACCGGGGCGGGTGCGGGTGCGGGTGCCGGTACAGGCGCCGGCGCCAATCCCTCACCGTCACGCAGGCGCCTGACGCCGGCTGCGAGTTCGCGGTTGCCAAGGATGGCGAAGAAGGTGCCCATGGCAAGCGAGACCCTGCCGAAGAAAGATAGGTTCGAGTCAGTCATCCGAAAGCTCCTGTCTGCTCTGTGTCAGTCGACCAAGCGGCTGTTGCCGGCAGGTGTCAGGCGTCACGCAGGTAAGTGATCAGCTGGTCTGCTCGGCTGGGATGCCTCAGCTTCTTCATTGCCTTGCTTTCAATCTGGCGGATCCGCTCGCGCGTGACATCGAACTGCTTGCCGACTTCTTCCAGCGTGTAGTCGGTGGACATGTCGATGCCAAAGCGCATCCGCAGCACCTTGGCTTCACGGGGCGTGAGCTCATCGAGCATCTCCCGCACGACGGCACGCAGGCCCGCCTGCAATGCGGCATCGGCGGGCGTGGCCGTGTCCGAGTCGGCAATCATGTCGCCCAGGCTGGTATCGCCGTCCTCGCCAACCGGGGTTTCCATCGAGACCGGTTCTTTCGCGATCTTCATGATCGAGCGAACCTTGTCTTCGGTCATCTCCAGGCGCTCGGCCAGCACCGCCGGATCGGGTTCCTTGCCGGTCTGCTGCATGATCTCGCGCGACAGGCGATTGAGCTTGTTGATCTGCTCGATCATGTGTACCGGGACGCGGATGGTGCGGGCCTGGTCGGCGATCGCCCGCGTGACGGCCTGGCGCACCCACCACGTCGCGTAGGTGGAGAATTTCCAGCCGCGGCGGTATTCGAACTTGTCGACCGCCTTCATCAGGCCGATGTTGCCTTCCTGGATCAGATCCAGGAACAGCATCCCGCGGTTGGTGTACTTCTTGGCAATCGAGATCACCAGCCGCAGGTTGGCCTGCGTCATCTCATGCTTGGCCTGGCGCATCTGCCGCTCGGCAGCCAGCATCTTGCGGTTGACGCCCTTCAGGTCGGGCAGCGACAGCGCCGCCCGGGCCTGGATGTCGATCAGCTTTTGCTGGTGCGCCTCGAGGTCCGGCAGGGCCCGCGCGACCGCCGCGCTGTACGGACGGGACTGGGCGACCAGCTCCTGCCCCCAGGCCAGGTTGGTTTCATTGCCGGGGAAGCGGGCAATGACCTCCTCACGCTCCATGCCGCAGCGCTCGACCAGCAGCTGTACCACCTGGCGCTCGACCGTGCGCACCTCGTCGACCATGGCCTGGACGTTGGCGCACAGGCGCTCGATGGTTTTCGCGGTAAAGCGGATCGTGCGCAGTTCTTCGCGCACCGCATCCCTTGCGGCCAGGAAGGCTGCCGAGCCCGCGCCATTTGCGGCGCTTTCCTGGCACATCAGCTCGAATTGCGCGGTGACGCGCGCGAACCGCTTCAGGCATTCCTCACGCAGCTGGGCCAGGGCCTTTTCGTTGCTTTGCTGGGTCGAGCCTTCGTCGTCGGAGTCTTCGGAATCGTCTTCGGCCTCGTCGGCACTATCGACGCTGTCGTCGGTCTCGTCAGCTGCCGCCGCCACGGCTGCTTCGGCAATACTCTCGTCGCTCAGGCCATCGACCAGGTCGTCGATGCTGATTTCATTGCTGGCGACCTTGGCCGACAGCTCGAGAATCGCGGCGATGGTGAACGGGCAGGCCGAGATGGCATGGACCATATTGTTCAGGCCTTCCTCGATCCGCTTGGCGATCTCGACTTCCTGCTTGCGCGTGAGTAGCGTTGCCGAGCTCATTTCGCGCATGTACATGCGCACCGGGTCGGTGGTCCGGCCGAACTCGGAGTCCACGGTCGCAAGCGCTACCTCGGCCTCCTCATCGGCCTGGTCGTCCGAGGCCACCACCGGGCCGTCGCTCAGGAGCAGCGTCTCGGCATCCGGCGTCTGCTCATAGATCTTCACGCCCATTTCAGCGAACGTGCTGACGATGCTCTCCATCGCCGCCGTGTCCGTGAAGTTCTCCGGCAGGTGGTCGCTGATATCTGCGTGGGTCAGGTAGCCGCGCTGCCTGCCCAGCTG harbors:
- a CDS encoding Hsp70 family protein, which encodes MSEARYAIGIDLGTTHSAVSYVDLAASDGEKTSQRVLPITQLTAPGAIEDLDLLPSFLYLPHASELAPGDLALPWNAGRDFAVGELARSRGAATPIRLVSSAKSWLCHPGIDRRSPVLPNDAPPEVTRVSPLEASVRYLTHLREAWDQAHPEAPFGEQDVTVTIPASFDPAARELTAEAAAAAGYARMTLLEEPQAALYSWIQKSGGQWRKQVKVGDIILVVDVGGGTTDLSLIAVIEREGNLELHRIAVGDHILLGGDNMDLALAHVVARKLAAQGTQADPWQLRALTYACRAAKETLLTDPATDTVPLVVPSRGSKLIGGSIRTDLTRAELTQTILEGFFPQVEASARPVSRARAGLTQLGLPYAQDAAITRHLAAFLGRQVAALAEIEGLQGAQPEGATFLHPTAVLFNGGVFKSGLLADRILQTLNGWLAAEGAAPARLLDGAELDLAVARGAAYYGYVRRGKGVRIRGGTARAYYIAVESSMPAVPGFEPPIQALCVAPFGMEEGTEAALPPQEFGLVVGEPVHFRFFGSSVRRQDQVGTLLDYWGPEELQELEEIQATLPAEGRTAGEVVPVRLHARVTEAGTLELEAVPGGSAERWKVEFDVRGSADA
- a CDS encoding Hsp70 family protein, yielding MCAAAPMPEQAAGPATKQYVVGIDLGTSNTVVAYAKAGSDDIRVFDIDQLVSPGEVAARPLLPSVRYHAAPGELSGDDLQLPWQSAASAAARRTVFGRLAATLGAQVPGRLVASAKSWLSHASVDRTAAILPWGGDDDLDKISPVVASASYLGYVCAAWNHRFPDARLEDQDVILTVPASFDEGARALTLEAARLAGLPALRLLEEPQAALYDWLFHHRQTLDTDLAQTRLVLICDVGGGTTDLTLIRVDMQDGQPQLTRIGVGNHLMLGGDNMDLGLAHLVEARLGAGGAAQPRLSAAGLSQLVARCRAAKEQLLGAQAPDSVAVTLLGAGARLIGGARSVEVTRQEVEQLVVDGFFPKVPASERPGRARGAIVEFGLPYASDPAVTRHVAAFLSQHAAQSRAALDAPQAPADALPMPDTLLLNGGVFRAQALAGRIADTLGTWRGAPLQVLHNDNPDVAVARGAVAYARARAGQAPRIGGGSPRSYFLVLDDGASGQQGICLLPRGTEEGHEIHLSDRTFALRLGHPVQFHLVSSVADTAYQPGQLTDLSTGDFVRLPPIATVVQPRGASGPRETPVQITTSLTEVGTLEVHCINIADASQRWRLEFQLRGNDTRSAAPAPDTAHPSLPQALEAIDRTFGARSQDVGPKEVKRLRAQLEQLLGAREQWDSALLRELFGAFWERARRRRRTADHERLWLNLAGYCVRPGFGYPLDEWRVEQLWSQYDQGIQYVNESQNWSEWWTLWRRAAGGLDESAQLGLLEDMAFYLQPPGSTRYKKPAGPARGGYADMVRLAGSLERIPADAKIELAEWLLARLRKPSENSQGWWAVGRIGARRPFYGSAHSVVPAGTAAQWVDAILALDWKKVEPAAFAAVQIARMTGDRSRDLPDEIRATVVRRLEAANAPPSWIAMVREVVELNTADEGRVFGEALPAGLKLIAG
- a CDS encoding DUF2760 domain-containing protein, which encodes MTDSNLSFFGRVSLAMGTFFAILGNRELAAGVRRLRDGEGLAPAPVPAPAPAPAPVVEAAAPVLKEASPVAALQLLGLLQRDARFIDFVEEDIARYSDTEIGASARLVHDGCRGVLREHFTIRPVREEAEGSRVTLADGFDATAIRLTGNVVGSAPFHGSISHRGWKVEEVRLPRVAERHDATVIAPAEVEL
- a CDS encoding J domain-containing protein, whose product is MTTLYTTLGVQPDATLDEIKRAYRRAAMKWHPDRNLGREAEAHAAFQEIRDAYTILSDAGQRQIYDEVFEREMRRWQAEREAQEEQEREAQRESQRIAQEHYEKMLGIAMRFADDGHNRDVIFGVLLGRDCDAELAARIADSIWALQESRRASARAAHAPDTEAAQAPAGAGASNPDEAKPPRRHAGAFDSFWHGLFGIRS
- a CDS encoding protein-L-isoaspartate(D-aspartate) O-methyltransferase, which gives rise to MTVGSLPAPLVKPSAPRPPFPIPIATIALALFCSATAADDALAPQRADMVREIAAVAAAAAAQSGRHAIDPRVMAVMGQVPRHEFVPDEQKQHAYENRPLPIGHGQTISQPYIVALMTDLMMVKPGDTVLEIGTGSGYQAAVLTGLARAVYTIEIIEPLGRQACDRLKRLAYRQVACKVGDGYYGWDEHAPFDAIVVTAAASHVPPPLIRQLKPGGRMVIPVGAQFLTQYLLLVEKSADGTVSTRQILPVRFVPLVGKH
- the rpoD gene encoding RNA polymerase sigma factor RpoD; the encoded protein is MTSGAQRTAAKTREAGVVKDLGQTSAGSTAQPDPSTEAAARSQQLRALIQLGRQRGYLTHADISDHLPENFTDTAAMESIVSTFAEMGVKIYEQTPDAETLLLSDGPVVASDDQADEEAEVALATVDSEFGRTTDPVRMYMREMSSATLLTRKQEVEIAKRIEEGLNNMVHAISACPFTIAAILELSAKVASNEISIDDLVDGLSDESIAEAAVAAAADETDDSVDSADEAEDDSEDSDDEGSTQQSNEKALAQLREECLKRFARVTAQFELMCQESAANGAGSAAFLAARDAVREELRTIRFTAKTIERLCANVQAMVDEVRTVERQVVQLLVERCGMEREEVIARFPGNETNLAWGQELVAQSRPYSAAVARALPDLEAHQQKLIDIQARAALSLPDLKGVNRKMLAAERQMRQAKHEMTQANLRLVISIAKKYTNRGMLFLDLIQEGNIGLMKAVDKFEYRRGWKFSTYATWWVRQAVTRAIADQARTIRVPVHMIEQINKLNRLSREIMQQTGKEPDPAVLAERLEMTEDKVRSIMKIAKEPVSMETPVGEDGDTSLGDMIADSDTATPADAALQAGLRAVVREMLDELTPREAKVLRMRFGIDMSTDYTLEEVGKQFDVTRERIRQIESKAMKKLRHPSRADQLITYLRDA
- a CDS encoding PA2169 family four-helix-bundle protein produces the protein MGDNQQQTVLALNQLIEAGKDSELACMSGASEVHDAALRDILTSTAESYRASVKELQSMVSAMGGAPTDRGSMNGMLFRRWMAFRHMLSPNNDDTVLGMCEHEEDAARREYQSVMMKPLPPEASAALQRQYEALTQHHGRIHAMRGMQIH
- a CDS encoding spermine/spermidine synthase domain-containing protein translates to MPRPPLFALALLSAAALGYEILLMRLLSIIQWHHFAYMMISVALLGYGAAGALVALAQRTLLRHFVPVFAGGALLFGVSAMACFALAQHVAFNPLEILWEPSQPLRLLLIYLLLFVPFFCAATSICLSFSRFTEQVPRIYSFDILGAGLGCLGIIVALFALHPVDALRLVGTAGMAAAALACVECRWHRPWLPALLLLAAIVPAGVPGDWIALRPSEYKELSQALRIGNARVVAQRSSPLGLVTVVESPSIPLRHAPGLSLNASQEPPAQLAVFTDGDGLSALNRYDGRREPLAYLGDLTSALPYHLLRDPKVLVLGSGAGADVLQAVYHHASAVDAVELNPQVIDLVQGRFAAFSGKPYSAAGVRVFTGEARGFLAASTARYDLIQVALLDSFSTSSAGLYALSESYLYTVEAFQGYLRHLRPGGLLAITRWVTLPPRDIPKLLATAVAAMEGAGVPEPSRRLALVRGWKTATLVVKNGEFSAADLAAVVGFCRARSFDVEYFPGIQPGQANRYNVLDQPYFFDAAQALLGPERGRFLSRYKFDVRPATDDRPYFFHFFKWRTLPELLSLKAQGGLPLLEWGYPVLVATLLQATALALLLIVVPLWILRRRPRPQPAAGPGGNGAAVRRLPEWRAGFYFLAVGLGFMFVEIAFIQKFILFLSHPLYAVAVVLCAFLCFAGLGSRYAQRMPARAGDDRGRRQAALAVSGICVAALVYLVALPTVFRLLIGLPDPARIGVSVLLIAPLAFLMGMPFPLGLARVAARDETLVPWAWGINACASVVAAVLATLVAIHVGFTAVVLVALLLYAAAALACP